Below is a window of Populus alba chromosome 2, ASM523922v2, whole genome shotgun sequence DNA.
aaagctttgttttgtttttttttttttttttgtaatttctgcTTTAATCTATGATCTGTAGGCTTAAAAATTCTCCCTTTCCTAAAAAGATAGAATCTAGTTTTGTGGATAGGTATTGTCTTGTGTAGCAGCAGAGATGATTCAGTTGTTGTTCTTAGTTCTGTTTGTTGAGGGGGCTGTGGCTTTTTTGCTATTGGTAAAGATTGGGCCACTGAGAGAGTTGGTGATAAAGAGTTTGGATCAGGTGAAGATGGGAAAGCGTCCGGCTACAGTGAAAACTATTGCTGGTACCATGTCTGTGATTCTCTTTTTTAGCCTCATGAACATTGTCAAGATCCAAAATAAGGGCGCAAAGCTTGGTACAATGTCACCTATGGATCAGGTCCTATGGAGAACCCACTTGCTTGAGGCATCACTCATGGGTATCATCCTATTCTTTTCTTTGGGCTCCTGTGTTTGCTTGCTTCTGTGTTTCTTGCATTTAGCTTCTTATgttgtgtttggtaatgttGTTTTAGATGGAAAACTTGTGTTTTGCAATTATGAACTCAGTTAATGTTAAGTCTCTGCATCATCTAATCACTTAACTGTATTGCACAAGCCCATAAGAAAAGGCTATAATCATTAGAAATATGTAGAGTATATGAACCTCATTGACATATGAGTTTTAGATTACAAATGGAAGTGTTAGCTCACGAGTAGATAAAACCCCTGTGACATTATTGCTTATGAATCTAAAAGGTGAAAACTCAGACCATTGGAGGTACATTAATGAGAAGAGACGGGGAGTTTGAATTAAGGATGCATAATTTGATAGCGTACACTTTTGTGGGAAACCATGCATTTAGTAAGAGTACAATGAGAAATTATCTGCATGGCCAGCCTCGCATGGTAAGATATTATTGAGCATGCGAATCGCTGTTCACAGTGCAGCAGCAAATTGAGATGAGAATCATAGACCACATTTTGTACCAATGAGAGCTTTACGGAGACAGTATATGCACTGCCAGTTTTGTAAACTTGCAATTTACAAAATGACCAATAAGTATCGAGTCTTGATTTTGCTTTCACTAGCAGTACACCCACTCAATAAATATGCTACTTCATTTTCTGACTTTCATTGTTTAGTGATGATATTAGTTGAAGTAATAGCATCGCCTTGCTGTTTCTTTCAAGTCAGTGCAACTTGGAATATCATTTCTTTCATTTACCACTTTTTGTACCTATGAGAAATTTATGGACAGTACATGCACCATCGATTTTGTAAGGTTGCAATTTACAAAACGATCAACAAGTATTGGTCTTGATTCTTCTTTCATTAGCACTAAACTCACTCAATGAATATGCTATTTCATTTTCTGACTTTTCTTGTTCAGGGATGATATTAGTTGAGGTAATAGCATTGCCTTACTGTTTCTTTTAAGTTAATGCAACTTAGAATGCTGTTATCGTGCACCTTTGATTAAATGAGCTGGAAAGGAAATATGTGAACTTTGTTGGGTTGATGCTGAAAGGTTCTGGTGATGTTTGACCAGCTTTAGCCATTATAACTGTTAAGCATTaacctttttttgttcttgtttctctttgtcgaaaatattcttattaattgttgaataaaatAAGAGAAGGGGAAACCATCAGTGAAATTGTGGACTTCTGTTTGCTGAATAAGGTAGATGTACACTTTCAAGGAGATGGAAATAACCATACAAGCATCATTCCTTGTTCCCAAAAGGTTGCTTTTGGATTGTGAAGCAACTGTTGGTAGTTATAGTTCCCCCGTCCAGCTCCGAATGTGCTTTTATGTTTACTGATAGAAGTGCTGATCCTAGATTTGATTAAATATGTGGTTCAGAATATGACCTACCTCAAGAAGTGTGCTCTGCCTTAAAAAGTTGAGTGCAATTTCCAGTGTGAGTCTGAGTGGTTTTATAGGGATCCATCTATGTTCCATGAGTGCGTACAAGTTTGtcttaattgctatttgtttgaTGTTGGTGCTCGCAGGATAGCACTCCAAAAGGGATGAGTTTTGGGGAAGTTCctcaaaattttagaatttgcaCTGCTGTCCCATGGGATGACAATGCCAAATGAAGCTTTTGCTAGAAAAGTGTGCATTCTACGGCAGCTAAAGGGGTGGTGATATTGGTAATCCAAAAAATGTTGAACCACACTCCCATTGTTCcacctttgtttttattttttgcatcaaAGTGTAGAATAGTGGGAGTGTGGTTAAACTTTTCTGGAGTGTCAATACCGTTTAACAGTAAAGGTGTCATTAACAAATAGCTGCTGAAGTAACATCTTTTTGCCTTCAAAAGTCGAGTCTGTTTTGGTGCGCATGCGTGCAAGTGTTAGAGATTGTTTGTCTTCCTATATTTGTGGTCTCCTGATCTAGGACGAGATGGACTTTTAAGGGAAAGGGGTttgaagaaaagataaaatataatagtaCTTGAATCCACAAGAACATAGAAAAAAGAGGAGATCCACCTCTCAAAATTACAATCGAAAATTCTCAGCTTAATTCATAAACTGGACTCCTTTGTACAACATTCAAGTGTGCTTATATAGGGACACGAAAGACCCTGTAAGAGTCCTAGAAATAAATCCATATGCCTAATTAACAATTATGACATAACAAGTACAAAACTATTTACTTAAAGAATGATAAAATGTCACAATTATagcaaataattaataaaattaattaattcaaattgcAAATAACTTGGGATAATTTCCTCTTCTCAAATTCCATCATCTCTTTCATACTATCAATAGATTATGATTATAGCAAAAGAAAGCTAAACAGAGATTGTGTATTGATCCTTGCACCTAAGtattgtttttgtcaaatttaattcGATGTTGAATGTGCTTGATATTACATTTGGAAGAATTAGAAAGTGATTAACTGTAAACTTTTCTGGACCCTTGTAGGTAAGAAATCTATATGATTTAGACTGAACACCATGGCCTGTTATGCATTTCATTGTTTTCCTTTATGGATTGAGCACGATGTGCTAATGTATCATGGTTACTCGTGCATTTCAAATGGAACATATGAAATGGTGAAGATAATGAGCTTATATACCTGAGGAAATGATTATCTGCCATTGTTGAATGTGAAACTCGATGGAGGATGTCTCATAATGTATAAGCAATCTGCtatacaaaatgataatcagcaTAGATGTCTGAGATAACCATCTCATATTGTATACGCAATCTGCTATTCCATGTTCACCATGATAAGATGAGGATTTTCTTTGGATAGGCAAAGAGTAAAGGAGAAATATTGGAAAGTAAATCATGTGCAACTACTTTGTGTTGGAAGATCTATACTGTTTCTTTGAAGAGTCAATGAGCCCCATGGAGTTCATATTGATCACACATGCCACTCAGTCTCTTTTGGCCGTTCAATAAAGTGTGCCCCAGATTAGCTACTTGTCTCTCTGATTCTTTGGAGAAGTGAATTTGTTATGGATCAACCGCCGTGCGCCATCAGATATATAGCTTctattatttgattgaaaaaagaGAGTAGAGCATGGTCAAATCCAGATCTAATCATGTGAAAGCTTAGAGTAAATCAAACATCAAACATCAAACATTTGGTAAATAGAAATGAACGTGATATTGGtggaaattttaaattgatcatgTGTTTATGTAAATGTCATGTGATTGCCAACGAAATAGTTTGGATATCAAGAAGTTGTTGAACCTCTGCCTAACAACATTTCCAGTATTTGTATGTCCAAGCTGTGCTCTTTCTATAGTTTTAGTGGCAGTAGCTAAGTTATTCCATGGCATCTTTCCTTGAGTTCACTACTGTGTATTTCATGGTTTGAACTTGATTGTGCAGGTTTTACCCTGTTTCTTGGGTTCTTAATTGATCGGATGCACCATTATCTTTCGAAACTTATTGGGCTGAGGAGAAGCGTGGGATCTTCTAAAGAGGAAGTTGAAAGCCTTCAGAAAGAGAAAATGCAGCTTAAAGAGAAGGAAGACAAAGCTTCCATGGAAATAAAGCTTCTACTGGAACAAATTTCTACTCTGtcagagaatttgaagaagctGAAGCTGGAATCTGAGAATAAGGACAAGCAGGTTGAAACCGCTGAAGCACATGTTGTTTCCCTTCAGAAACAGTGTGCTGACCTATTGCTGGAATATGATCGATTGTTAGAAGACAACCAAAATCTTCAGGCTAGAGCTACAGGACATAGgatttgaagaaattttaaaagatgccAATCAAGTTTTGAtaatcaatatcttttttttcactGGCGATGTTGCAGAAAACATCTGCTTCATTTCATGGAAACAGTCACTTGTTGATGCATCTTAATTGAGTAAAAAGAGGACCTGGCTTCTTTTCAGAGATAGGGAATGTGTTGGATTGCCCAGTGTCAGAATATTTTGATAGCAGCAGTTCTTTCCATCTTGTTTTCTCCAATTGATGTGGGAAAGTGTTTTAAGATTGCTGATGGTGTTCTTGTTTTGAAACAAAGAAGGGGTGTTTGGAACTAGTTGTTcacttcttcctctcacgtattcctttcctttcctttcttttatgtgTGCCTTTATTTACGTAACAGTCTCAGCAAAAGCCAAATATTGAAATACATATGGGGTAGCTTTACCAGATATTGGCAAACCCCATGGTTTAAAGAGGTAAAGCGATAACAGAtcctcttccttttattctgtAGAACTTGATCAACACTGAAAACTTCAGTCAGGCATTTGATGTTCGAGAGCTGCAATGTTTCTCACTACACACCCGCACACGACAAAATGGCTGACTATTTTTGGTTTTCTGGTGTTAATACCAtgtcaaattaacaaacatggCTAACCCCGGTGCAAAAATCTTTCACAGCTCTCCTAAACATCACGCTGCTTGGGTTTGCGAATCTTCTGAACCCGGGTAATGCCAAAAACTGGACTGCATGCTCCATTGGGAGACGAAAGTGTTTAAACCCACGAGGTTCCACATGAGACGTCACACAAAGCCTCTGATTATGGATGGGAAACCTGGTCCTTGTGAaccaatcaaacaaataaatgctTCTGAGTTGCCGGTCTTTCAGGTCTTTCCTTTCTCTGGCCAGCGTGAAAGCTCAAGTGCCCAAAATGATTTAGCTTCAGAACCTGGCAAGCTGAGTAAGACATACCCATGGAAAGTTATCTTCTTAGTTGCACCATATGCATAGGTAGCGATTTGTACTGGCACTTTTAGGGGAATCATTTTGCTTGATGAGAGTTATGGAGGAACTGGGCATCTAAGTTTTTGTTGGCCCAATATAGCACCAAGAAGCTGTTAATATGAAGGACAAAGAATGCCTGCCACAACAGGATCTCCAAAGctattaatcaataaatttcaaATCACTACTTCCTCAACTTCATGCAAACTGTCTGGGACATGTCTGATAACTCTCATCTCATTATCCAAACTATCCAACATTTGTAAGATTTCTTCATACTGGTGATGGTTCTTATCTTCCACCAGAAAAGCTTCATGCTTTCCATTCACTTCGACCGCACTGTAACCAGGAACTTTCTTCATTCCTGTTTCTTTCATAATCTTCCTTAAAATAGATACTCTATCCCACATCCTAGCCAAGGAAAAGAAGTTTGAAACCAAGGCATAAATTCCCAAATCATCTGGGTTTAAATCAAGGATTTTCTTTGCTGCCACTTCTCCAAATAAGAGGTTCCTATAATTATGGCAACCTGACAGGAGGGCAACCCATATAGCTAAACCTGGTTCTGTGTTCATAGATTCTATTAGCTGATAAGCCTCTTCCACTCGTCCTGCTCGGGACAAAAGATCAACCATGCAAGCATAATGCTTCTCGCTTGGTGGAATCTTACATTCATTAACCATGGCATTAAACCAGTATTGACCTACATCCACTTGTCCAGAGTGACTAAGAGCCGAGAGAAGAGACGCAAAAGTTGCATGATCAGGGCTTATGTTTGCTTCTTTCATTTTTAGGAATAGAGAGAGAACTTCCTTTCCATCTCCATGGATACCATAGCTGGCGATCATTGTATTCCACAATATCACGTCTCTAGAATCCACCCGATCAAATATGGCATGTGCACAAGAAAGTGATCCACATTTTGCATACATGTCAATCAATGCGGTGCCTAGAACAAGTTCAAAACCAAGCCTCCTAACAATATATCCATGTATAGACTTCCCTAGTTTCAAATGCCCTACTTGTGAACATGCCAAAAGTGCGCTAACAAGAGCCGCCGTATCCGGTTTGAATTCAAAACTCTGCATCTCAATCAACAAATCAAGTGCATACTCTGCAAAACCATTTTGAGCAAAGCCAGAAATCAATGCACCCCAAGAAACAGCATTCTTCCGGGGCATGTGCTCAAAAACACGAGAAGCAAGCTCCAAATCCCCAATCTTAGCATACATGTCAACAAGGCTAGTTTGAAGAATAACATCATCCATAAGCATCTCTCTCCTAACGGTATGCCCATGAACTGAAAGACCCAACTTCAACTCTCCAAGATTAGCACAAGCCTGAACTAATCCCAACATCAGAACCCCATCTCCTTCGATCCCCTCCTTTCGCATCCTTCGAAACATATCAACTGCCTCTAACACCTTTCCGTTCTGTACAAGTCCTGTTATCATAGTAGCCCAACAAACAACATCTCTTTTCACCATCTTATCAAACACCAACTTAGCCTCATCTATTTTTCCACACTTTacatacaaattcaaaacagaTGACCCGACAAACACATCACACCCATATCCAAAATCCACCGCTCGACGCCAAATTCTCTCTCCAGCTTCCAAATCCTTTAAGCCTGACGATGCCTTAATCGCTACAGTGAAAGTGGAGCTATCGGGTTTAACCCCTTCATTTACCATCTGATGGTAAAGATTCAAGACTTCAGTCAAGTGATACCTCCGAGAAGACGCAATGATCATGGCATTCCAAGCGTCTACGCCTCTTTGAGGCAATTTGTCAAATAGGTGGCGGGCCGACGTGATGCCACCAACGCGGGCATATGAAGCTATGACGAGGCCATTGGAGTTTGAATTGGTGAAGAAGAGACCAGTCGTGATGATGAGTGCGTGGATTTGGGTTACGGGAGCTTCATCTTTGCATGCTAAAAGCAGACGTTTTAGGCGTTTTGGCCATGAAAGTGTCCGCATTTGTCTTGGAGTATTGATAATTTGATattgatgaaaaatgcaaaaaccTACCTGACTTCAGTAACCGCTGGGAAAGTGAAAAGGGAGGGAAATGGAGTTCACATGAAGTCTAATTTGactactgttattattattgataagtAACTTAAGttcttataaatttgattttctgttttgaaaatgatttttaaagtttttttttgttataatttttttgttataattttttatatatttttgaattgttttgatatgttaatatcaaaaataaattttaaaaaataaaaaaaatatattattttaatatatttttaaataaaaaatactttaaaaaataattataaattcacaagttcataaataactataattttagaaattaaataggAACTGATCATCATTGTTGTTTTAAAGAccagtgtaattttttttttattcacttaacccttttatttttttatcagataaaaaaaaaatactatcttGAAATAATTATGACTAATCCTAAGTCAATAAATgcttttaataaatcaatcaatataatttcagagttaatttttataccaaatATCTATTTTCATTGTCTTCATCTTTTATATACCGAGACAATAAACAAAAGAGACACAAGCATTTAACAAGGGCATCCCAATTCTTCTGCAACAAATCTTAGATGTCTTGAGTCTTGACTAGAAACATCTGCATTAATTGATGTTTCCCAATTTAACAGAAGCTTCTATATCAACAGACTCACAGGACTTAACAGGGTACAGAAACTAAAGCTAAGCCTTCACAATCCTTGCACATGCATAAATGCTTACTGCTCTAGAATCTCAACTTTTAAGCTCCTCTAAATCATCGCTCACTTATCCGGCCACTAGTGCCAGAGACCCTTCTTCAAGTTCCGCAGTCCTCTTGTTCAAGCCTTCAGGTTCCACCTTCAGTTTATGAGTTTCTTAAAAACTTATCTTTAACAAGTGGGTTTGAAGCAGGTTAGCCTAGCCCTCCTGGAGAATGGTTTGAGAACATCACTCATGACAAGATGGATAGCTCAAAGCTGGTTAGCTTGAGCCTGCTCAATGATATTTCGATGCGCAATTTGTCAGCCTGTTAGAGAAGCAAGCAAGCTACAAATAATTCAATAATGCAAGACAATCCTTTCTGACACTAGGATTTGGTGATTGGAGACAAAGAGGGCTGCAAAGAGTGCAAACAAGAGGCAGAACATAAAAATAAGGCATTAAACTTACGAGTGAAGGATCAAAACAGCAAAGAACTGTAATCAGAGAAGGTTCTTGATGAAAAAGatcctttcatttataaaagaaatgaacATTGACATCAGAGTCGTCTTGCTTTCTTAACAACCCAGAACattaatcaaaactaatttaACTAGCAGGGTTAGAGGAAATGGGCCAATTCTAAAAGAATATTATTCTGCAGGTACATCACTTTCAAGTTACATTATCATGATTTACGCACCCATTAAGCATGAGAAACTATCTATCAATAGTTTAAacaaagatttttgttttacatCCCTTCTTAAAAATCTGACTTTCAAAAGTGCCAATGGAGTTTAAGCTCTTCTCCATGTAATTAATATGTACTGAACTCATCAATAATCATGTGGCCCACAACAAAGTATCATTCATTTCTGTTTACATCTGAGACAAGCTCATTCTTTCAGAGCAAAGTACTGAAATGACATGTTCAATCTGCTGTGAATCACGGTATCTTATATGTGGTGCCAAGATACACCTTATTCTCAAATGGCACAAGAACATCGCTGCTTCTACCAACTTCGGAACAAAATCTAACAAAACTGAATTGAATTAAGTGAAGATATAGCAAACAAAATAGTAGGCAGGCATGTTGGAGTGATAATTGATATTGATGCACATACATACAAATTGCAATCTTCTAAACAATTGCATATTCAGTAAACAACCAAGTCCAACAACAAAGACCCAGACAGAATCAGAAAGGGAAAGAGGGATGAGGAACTAGTACCCAGTAAAAACTGTTCAAATGATCATCTCCCCCCACTTTGGAAATCTTCAATTATACACCACAAAACGTCAAATCTATGTGACTGGACCATGCTATGTGTAAACAAAAGCTTACACAACTGAAAATTTGTTAATTCAGTCAACATTCTCATTTTCTGATCCAGACTCCTCGCTCTTGTCAATCTCCACGGACCTTGATTTACTTGTCAGCATATCATGGCGCCCCAGAAAAACAAGATCAAGAAGCTTTCTCCTAACATCATAAACTGGATTAGGATCTATCAAACGACCCCTCTCATACGCTTCTCTTAAGAAAACAGTATGTCTCTTCCCCTTGGTAGACAAATAAAACATGCCTGGATGATCCAAGAACAAATCCCTTATGTTCATATCAATCCCGAAAGAATTCCTGAAATGACTGATCTTCTCCACTTCCACCATTTTCTCCACTGTCAAGCTCAAGAATTCATGCACAATAGCAACTGCCCGTTTCTCCAATCCCTCAAGTCCTGCCttagtcttcttcttcttctccatcaaGTCCTCATAGGGTCCTAAATAAGGCAAGCTCTGCCATTCTTTAACTTTCGCCCTGAAAGTCTTGCTCAACCTCATTCCTGGCGGATACACATGTTTAAAACTATACCGTATGTCCATTCTATCAACACTACAGTCCTCCCTACAACACTCCGTAACCCTCCAATTTTCAACCGCTGCCGTAAAATGATTACCAGGAAATTCACCAACCAGCTCCAAAACATGTGTACGGGGTTCATTTCCATCACAAAGCCTAAAAAGGTTCGGGTTTTTCACTATCACCGAATCCTCAAAGTCATCAGGAAGGCCCAGCTCCCTCCAAACTTTAAAAACAGCACGAAGTGGCAGTGATTTGGACGTTGACATAAACAAAAGCCGAACCAATCGGTCAACAACAAGAGGCAATGAGGCATTgacagcttcttcttctttgcgaGAAATTTCAAGAGCAGTATCAGTTAGTCTACAAAAAGCCTGGGATTTCGCGGGGTCATAGAAAATGTGGAAAATGTGAGGGTACTTTCTGAGAAACGAAGGTGCGCCGCGGTTCAGGTGGAGCTTCTGAGAAAGTTTTGAAAGGAAATCAAGTGAAATGCATGGAGGGGTTTTGTTAGGGTTTGAGAGAATCAAATCTTGAATGGCAATGACCTTGACAAAGTTTTTATACTTGTCCATTAGCTTCTCAAATGTAGCATCTCTAGCTCTCGATGCTACGTACTGTGCTGACGTTGTTTTCGATCGGATTGTGATAGAGAAGGTAAACGGGTGTTTGAAAAGAGATTTAATCATATAAGTTATCATTCTTCACGCATCTGGGCTTCTCTGGGAACTTATAACAAACATGTAAAAGGCGCGTAGGTAGGAGTCGATAGAGGCTATGGTCGAGAGCAGGAGAGCATGGTGAGTGTAATTACGATGTCGTTGACAAATAAACACTAGCAACAAGACATAGATTACGTCGGATTACTTACCATACCcatatttctttgaatttagAGCTCTTTGTCTTCGATAACCATCGCTCTCAAGTCTCAAGGAGACCCCTCGTTTTTCTACAGTAAAAAGTCAAGTACAGTAGGTTACCAAGATGCTcctcttctatttattttttcaattcagccCCTTCCCTCCTTTTCtcttattctttatatatatatataattttatcttttgattttttttaataataattacagtTCCTTTTAAATCGAGGAAGCTAAATTATTATAGAAcagttttatataatttaattttaaatttaaattaaataaaaaatcaggtctaaagatttttttttcccgttagttctatcttcttcttttttttattgatctttttttttttaaaagagctaAAATCTTGAACAGAACCTTAGCTTGTGCACATTAACAAATTTCAAGCACAGTGCACGGTCGGATTTATAATAACTATGCTATAAAATCTTAGAGATAAAGTAAAGTGTCTAATTCTCCGTTGTTTAATGGATGCAGCGGCTTCACAGCTCGTTGATCaagaaagaaagtagagcaaGAGCATCAAGCACTAATCAGTGATCAATAACATGGCAGAAGAAATCACCGAATCTCCAAATGACCCTCCACAAGAAACACCGCCAACCCCACCACCTGAACCGGAATTCGACTCGAAAACCATGCGCAGAACAAAACCGGGGTTGAAGCGCCTCTTCCTCACTTTCACAGTCCTTGTCTCCTTCCTTTTAGGTTTCccttttttattcaaatccGTTGAGATCTACCGCTCTCCGCTTCCTTTCCACGACATCGATAGCCTCTCAAACGACGTCGTCTCCAATCCATTCCTCTTTCCTTGCCATTTCCAAGCCATTCTTGTCCCCTCCGATCCCAAATCTTCTTCAATTGACCTAAATTTAGACGAGCTTGAACTCTCAATTCGCTCTAAGATTACCAAATTAGCCTCCAAAGGAATAGCATCTCAATGCGGAGCCTGCACCAACAACTTCACTCTCTCGCTAACCCTAGACGACGGGGATTGCACGCAGTCTTCGTCTAAGTTTTACAAGTGCGGCTCGATCCGAGCCGTTGATTTGGATTTCGGTGACGATGAGAGTGTCGATGAAGCGTTGGAGTCTGCTGGTTTGGATTCTGGCGGGAAAGTGTATagtgtggtggtggtggtgaatgGAGATGGTGTGGAGGGAGTGAAAGTGGTTGTTGGGAAGTACCGGCACGCTTGGATTGTGGGGAGGGATTGGGGAGTTGAAGAAGTGGCAGAGAGATTGGCGGAGATTTTTGTCAGAGTGTTTGTGAATGGCGGGAGAGAGGAAGGGTTGATTCATGGGGAGTTTATGCCTGTTGGTGCTGATGGGAGGATTGTTCTTTCGTTTAACTTGCTCAATGCGGATCCCAGTGATTGGACTTATGATTGGTAAGGAAGCTTCGCTTTCTTGTAGTTCTTTATAGCTTTCTGTCTAACTCGGTGGTGATTAGTGTTTGAAACTAGCATCTGTGTGATTACTCGTGAAAAAGGTGTCGTTATGGGTAGGTATAGTACATATACATGGAATTTGTGTTTGCTTGGTATCTCGGGAACTATTGTAAATAGGGATTTAGTTGTCTGTTCAAAGTTATTGCGTGTTCAGTTAGTCCATTGTATTGCAGGGATTTTCAGAAAATAGATGAAACTCTGTTGGCTCCTATGATTGATGCGTTGGGACCGATAGCAAACATAAGCGTGGAGAGCCAAGTAATGAATCATCCTTGTTCCTTAATGATTTATGGATTCCTGGTATTTATGGTAATTTTGTTTGCAGTTGAAATCTTACTGTGTTTCCTCTTCTTGGTGATCTTTCTTATGGATAGGTTTTGTACCATACTCCAAAGTTTTCAGTTTCTTCTTGGGATGAAAAATTAGGCGGCTATATTTTTAGTACAAAGGATCTTCCTTTCTTTGTAAGTTTCTTCATGTTcctgagctttttttttttgggaaactAGACAGTTAGACCATTTAACTTTGCTTAAACCAAACAACACCTTGGTGCTAGCCCTCAGATGATTTGCTTTGGTTGTATACATTTTCTTACTCTACTCACTGATGATGGATTTTTGATCTTGTTATTTTGTCTAATGTTTctaatgttttcaaatatttttaataggtGAACTCAAATGAGTGGCACTTGGATACTTCTATTGCTGCTGGTGGGAGATCAAAAATCTTGCAATTTGTGGTGTACATTCTTTTACTCAATCTCCTTCCCTTTTTCAAATgactttttcatgtttgtttctgGTAACAAAGGCGTAATCTCCAGTCATTAGTTTAAGGAGATAAAAGGATTTTGTTTCATCCAAAGCTCGCTATATCAATTCTCTTTCCCTTTTTGTTTCAGATATGTGCCATCTGCAAAGGAATGTCCCCTTCTTCTACAGCTTCCAAATGGAGAGATTTCTAAAACAAATGCCTTTATATCTCCAGTTAGTTATCACACATTTATTGGCTTCGTACTCAATTGTTTATCAACCAATGGTTCTTACAAAATTAT
It encodes the following:
- the LOC118049915 gene encoding uncharacterized protein, which encodes MIQLLFLVLFVEGAVAFLLLVKIGPLRELVIKSLDQVKMGKRPATVKTIAGTMSVILFFSLMNIVKIQNKGAKLGTMSPMDQVLWRTHLLEASLMGFTLFLGFLIDRMHHYLSKLIGLRRSVGSSKEEVESLQKEKMQLKEKEDKASMEIKLLLEQISTLSENLKKLKLESENKDKQVETAEAHVVSLQKQCADLLLEYDRLLEDNQNLQARATGHRI
- the LOC118049914 gene encoding putative pentatricopeptide repeat-containing protein At3g25060, mitochondrial, with translation MRTLSWPKRLKRLLLACKDEAPVTQIHALIITTGLFFTNSNSNGLVIASYARVGGITSARHLFDKLPQRGVDAWNAMIIASSRRYHLTEVLNLYHQMVNEGVKPDSSTFTVAIKASSGLKDLEAGERIWRRAVDFGYGCDVFVGSSVLNLYVKCGKIDEAKLVFDKMVKRDVVCWATMITGLVQNGKVLEAVDMFRRMRKEGIEGDGVLMLGLVQACANLGELKLGLSVHGHTVRREMLMDDVILQTSLVDMYAKIGDLELASRVFEHMPRKNAVSWGALISGFAQNGFAEYALDLLIEMQSFEFKPDTAALVSALLACSQVGHLKLGKSIHGYIVRRLGFELVLGTALIDMYAKCGSLSCAHAIFDRVDSRDVILWNTMIASYGIHGDGKEVLSLFLKMKEANISPDHATFASLLSALSHSGQVDVGQYWFNAMVNECKIPPSEKHYACMVDLLSRAGRVEEAYQLIESMNTEPGLAIWVALLSGCHNYRNLLFGEVAAKKILDLNPDDLGIYALVSNFFSLARMWDRVSILRKIMKETGMKKVPGYSAVEVNGKHEAFLVEDKNHHQYEEILQMLDSLDNEMRVIRHVPDSLHEVEEVVI
- the LOC118049913 gene encoding protein ROOT PRIMORDIUM DEFECTIVE 1, which produces MITYMIKSLFKHPFTFSITIRSKTTSAQYVASRARDATFEKLMDKYKNFVKVIAIQDLILSNPNKTPPCISLDFLSKLSQKLHLNRGAPSFLRKYPHIFHIFYDPAKSQAFCRLTDTALEISRKEEEAVNASLPLVVDRLVRLLFMSTSKSLPLRAVFKVWRELGLPDDFEDSVIVKNPNLFRLCDGNEPRTHVLELVGEFPGNHFTAAVENWRVTECCREDCSVDRMDIRYSFKHVYPPGMRLSKTFRAKVKEWQSLPYLGPYEDLMEKKKKTKAGLEGLEKRAVAIVHEFLSLTVEKMVEVEKISHFRNSFGIDMNIRDLFLDHPGMFYLSTKGKRHTVFLREAYERGRLIDPNPVYDVRRKLLDLVFLGRHDMLTSKSRSVEIDKSEESGSENENVD
- the LOC118049912 gene encoding uncharacterized protein, whose translation is MAEEITESPNDPPQETPPTPPPEPEFDSKTMRRTKPGLKRLFLTFTVLVSFLLGFPFLFKSVEIYRSPLPFHDIDSLSNDVVSNPFLFPCHFQAILVPSDPKSSSIDLNLDELELSIRSKITKLASKGIASQCGACTNNFTLSLTLDDGDCTQSSSKFYKCGSIRAVDLDFGDDESVDEALESAGLDSGGKVYSVVVVVNGDGVEGVKVVVGKYRHAWIVGRDWGVEEVAERLAEIFVRVFVNGGREEGLIHGEFMPVGADGRIVLSFNLLNADPSDWTYDWDFQKIDETLLAPMIDALGPIANISVESQVLYHTPKFSVSSWDEKLGGYIFSTKDLPFFVNSNEWHLDTSIAAGGRSKILQFVVYVPSAKECPLLLQLPNGEISKTNAFISPMWGGVMVWNPQSCSRGSDSELLVRHIMSPEDLQKVFEVFVGQFRQLFGLKSGSLHVGAMGTYSLLASEKGFTEWELDVLSRQHTCFNIHSSATTLGSLSKLVQSLPRMIIMDEIGKQVKFSLEAAKLARVNASLGFYDASAVSSRQARSLAEDAFFHPSIMSVSYYSFEHCFAVYSPFFLPVSMHVLLAALREWRRYKQEKAKYLLWKAKEKVAS